The stretch of DNA CTCGATTTTATGAAGCTGCTTGTCGCCACAAAAAATCCAGGAAAATTTGAGGAAATTCGAGAAATGTTGCTTCCACTTGGTGCCGAGCTTTTGTCTTTGGCGGAAGTGGGGATTAGTGACGATTTTTTTGAGGGCGGGGATGGCTTTGAAGAAAATGCACTTGGAAAGGCGAGGTTTTATTTTGAGAAATCCGGGATACCCGCCGTGGCCGACGACAGTGGTATTTTTGTGGAAGCGCTTGAAAGTGAGCTTGGGGTAAAGACGCGTCGATGGGGGGCGGGAGAACGAGCGAGTGATGAAGAGTGGCTCGAACAATTTTTAAAGCGAATGGAGTCGGAAGAAAATCGGAACGCCGAATTTGTGTGCGCGGCGGCTTATGCCGGGCCCGAAGGGGAGCGAGTTTTTGTGGGGGACACAAAGGGAACCCTTGCAATGGCACCACAAGTTCCGGTTCGCCAGGGGATACCGCTCTCTTCGATTTTTTACCCCGAAGGATACCGTAAAGTGTATGCGGAACTTTCTTTGGACGAAAAAAATGCGGTGAGTCACCGCGGAAAAGCCTTTAACAAACTGCTCTCATGCTTGAAGATGTTTTGAAAAGAATAGAGACCGAAAATGAGGCGCAAGACCAATGGATTGTTGGCCCTGCCACCGGGAAAATGCTGCACTGGTTGGTGCGCGTTTTGGAGCCGGAAGTGGTGCTTGAAATTGGTACTTCGGTTGGATACAGCGCCCTATGGATGGCCTCCGCTCTCGAGAAAAATCAAAGGGGGCAGCTGTGGACCATTGAGTCTCATGAGGAACGGTTCCACACGGCTCAAAGAAATATTGAAGCGGCGGGATTGGAGCACCGCATTTTGCAATTGAGGGGACATGCTCCGGAGATTTTTACGGAAAACCCCATCCTGCCAAAGCGCATCGACCTTGCTTTTTTTGATGCCACCAAGCAGGAGCACCAGTCTTATTTTGATGCTATTTTTCCACGCATCCCTTCAGGTGGCATGATTGTGGTGGACAATGTTCGGTCTCATCGTTTTGGAAAAATGCAGAGCTTTATTGAGGCCACGCACAAACATGCCGGACTCAAAGTGGTTGAGATTCCGGTGGGAGATGGGCTGCTTATTGCCCGCGTCGTTTAGGAAGAATGCTGTCTAAAATATTTGTACTGTTGTCGCTG from Candidatus Gracilibacteria bacterium encodes:
- a CDS encoding non-canonical purine NTP pyrophosphatase; translated protein: MKLLVATKNPGKFEEIREMLLPLGAELLSLAEVGISDDFFEGGDGFEENALGKARFYFEKSGIPAVADDSGIFVEALESELGVKTRRWGAGERASDEEWLEQFLKRMESEENRNAEFVCAAAYAGPEGERVFVGDTKGTLAMAPQVPVRQGIPLSSIFYPEGYRKVYAELSLDEKNAVSHRGKAFNKLLSCLKMFGKE
- a CDS encoding class I SAM-dependent methyltransferase, translated to MLEDVLKRIETENEAQDQWIVGPATGKMLHWLVRVLEPEVVLEIGTSVGYSALWMASALEKNQRGQLWTIESHEERFHTAQRNIEAAGLEHRILQLRGHAPEIFTENPILPKRIDLAFFDATKQEHQSYFDAIFPRIPSGGMIVVDNVRSHRFGKMQSFIEATHKHAGLKVVEIPVGDGLLIARVV